The Candidatus Poribacteria bacterium genome contains a region encoding:
- a CDS encoding LamG domain-containing protein, producing the protein MYNGIASCTLIVTSCFLIQGRVKNTPMVRVYCCRRRSSMNLALIFRLMVVGLMLAGIVMGSHAQSVSQEELIIYYSFNKDTLKKDDVLDVSGNGNDGFLHGKDLKIVKGKVGECMEFPGNSTQYISVREHMYEDPIEEITLAAWTKTGVRGMIASWDRSEFFRFAVGDDVGGNAATTFVAFDNCCPVHDWFGKTDVADDKWHHLVATFDGKEKRIYVDGKLDEKVGAPTKVIGAGAARFGFLGIGSEAAAFDAAVGPTWAFNGLMDEFMLFHRALSEKEIKHLASGPGDPFDVDPKGKLSTTWGYIKDLQ; encoded by the coding sequence ATGTATAATGGAATTGCGAGTTGCACCCTAATAGTAACCTCTTGTTTTTTAATACAAGGAAGGGTAAAAAACACGCCGATGGTGCGTGTTTATTGCTGTAGAAGGAGATCCTCAATGAATCTTGCTCTTATATTCAGATTAATGGTGGTGGGTTTGATGCTGGCAGGGATAGTGATGGGAAGCCACGCGCAGAGTGTCAGTCAAGAAGAACTCATCATCTACTACAGTTTTAACAAAGATACTCTTAAGAAGGATGATGTCTTAGATGTTTCTGGTAATGGAAATGATGGTTTCCTACACGGTAAAGATTTAAAAATTGTGAAAGGCAAAGTAGGAGAGTGTATGGAATTTCCAGGCAACTCGACCCAATATATTTCAGTGCGGGAACACATGTATGAGGACCCGATTGAAGAGATTACCCTCGCCGCTTGGACGAAAACCGGAGTGAGGGGGATGATTGCTTCGTGGGATCGAAGTGAATTCTTCCGTTTTGCTGTCGGTGATGACGTGGGCGGAAACGCCGCAACCACTTTTGTCGCTTTTGACAATTGTTGTCCTGTCCACGATTGGTTCGGTAAAACGGATGTTGCGGATGACAAGTGGCACCATCTGGTAGCAACGTTTGATGGAAAAGAGAAACGCATCTACGTTGATGGAAAGTTAGATGAAAAGGTGGGTGCCCCGACGAAAGTTATTGGGGCTGGAGCGGCACGATTTGGATTTCTTGGAATTGGTTCAGAAGCCGCTGCGTTTGACGCAGCTGTAGGACCTACATGGGCATTCAATGGACTTATGGATGAGTTTATGTTATTCCACCGCGCCCTCTCTGAAAAGGAAATTAAACATCTTGCTAGTGGGCCCGGCGACCCCTTCGACGTTGACCCCAAGGGCAAGTTGAGTACCACTTGGGGATACATTAAAGACCTCCAGTAG
- a CDS encoding phytanoyl-CoA dioxygenase family protein — MTNFGRVARFSTRKMEKAYMLSRKEKLEFYENGYISIPGVVPRLMIDAARQAINHSIGAVGMNEGDLERYRAQSYCSELREAPEIVDLFSKTPILKLSESLMGEGNVQTPTSGQIALRFPGPLHVDPNEPHGHLDGLGSGANGMAKGVYRRGFTALAVIYLADVPEPYSGNFTVWPKSHSFFADYFKREGHEILANGMPNPELPDGPTQIVGKAGDVVLTHHQLVHTAAPNAAADIRYAVIFRLRHVDCEQNGYDAYTDIWNEWPGIREAIIAADA; from the coding sequence GTGACAAACTTTGGAAGGGTAGCACGCTTTAGTACCCGCAAAATGGAGAAAGCATATATGCTCAGTCGTAAAGAGAAGTTAGAATTTTACGAAAACGGCTATATTTCTATCCCCGGTGTTGTACCACGGCTCATGATAGATGCTGCGCGGCAGGCGATTAATCACTCCATCGGTGCTGTCGGTATGAACGAAGGAGACTTAGAGCGCTATCGAGCGCAATCTTACTGCAGTGAACTTCGTGAAGCCCCTGAGATCGTCGATCTCTTCAGTAAAACACCGATCCTCAAGCTTTCAGAATCGTTGATGGGTGAAGGGAACGTTCAAACGCCAACTTCAGGACAGATAGCCCTGCGTTTCCCGGGTCCGTTGCACGTGGATCCAAACGAACCGCACGGACACCTTGACGGGCTGGGGAGTGGTGCAAATGGCATGGCAAAAGGGGTGTATCGGCGTGGATTTACCGCACTCGCTGTGATTTATCTCGCCGATGTTCCGGAACCGTATAGCGGGAACTTCACCGTTTGGCCGAAATCACACAGTTTCTTCGCCGACTATTTCAAAAGGGAAGGGCACGAAATATTGGCGAACGGGATGCCGAACCCGGAACTCCCGGACGGACCAACGCAGATAGTCGGGAAAGCGGGCGATGTAGTCCTAACCCATCACCAGCTCGTTCACACGGCGGCACCAAACGCAGCGGCGGATATCCGCTATGCTGTCATTTTCCGGCTGCGGCATGTCGATTGTGAGCAAAACGGATATGATGCCTACACCGACATTTGGAACGAATGGCCCGGTATTCGAGAAGCGATCATCGCGGCTGATGCTTAA
- a CDS encoding SDR family oxidoreductase, with protein MPIDLSNKVAVITGGSGALGRVMVRTLAEAGADIAICYYRDQETAHLLQDEVTVKGVRAAVVQADVTDQDSINAMRDAVSDRLGSADIIVNNAVIQYNWTSVLEQSAEDYESQFQSCVLHNVYMAQAFVPAMIEAGWGRVVSINTECSMQNFARQSAYTSGKRGMDGVLRVLAKEVGAHGVTVNQVAPGWTVSEKSEASAADEHYWSKVPMQRRGTVQEIANVVLFLASDLASYITGAYIPVCGGNVMPTI; from the coding sequence ATTCCGATTGACCTTTCCAATAAAGTCGCGGTAATTACAGGCGGTTCAGGGGCATTGGGGCGCGTGATGGTCCGGACCTTGGCGGAAGCGGGTGCGGATATTGCGATCTGCTACTACCGGGACCAAGAAACAGCACACCTACTACAAGACGAAGTTACCGTTAAAGGTGTCCGGGCAGCGGTCGTACAGGCGGATGTCACGGATCAGGATTCGATAAATGCCATGCGTGATGCAGTCTCAGACAGGCTCGGTTCGGCAGATATCATCGTCAATAATGCCGTCATTCAGTATAACTGGACTTCGGTTTTGGAACAGTCCGCTGAAGACTACGAGAGCCAGTTCCAGTCATGCGTCCTGCACAATGTATACATGGCACAAGCGTTTGTCCCTGCGATGATAGAAGCCGGATGGGGGCGGGTCGTCAGCATTAATACGGAATGTTCAATGCAAAACTTCGCAAGACAGAGTGCCTACACATCGGGTAAGCGCGGTATGGACGGTGTTTTGCGCGTGCTCGCCAAAGAGGTGGGGGCACACGGTGTCACCGTCAACCAAGTTGCCCCTGGATGGACTGTCAGTGAAAAGAGTGAAGCGAGTGCGGCCGATGAACATTACTGGAGTAAAGTCCCGATGCAACGCCGTGGCACTGTCCAAGAGATCGCCAATGTCGTACTTTTTCTCGCATCAGACCTCGCAAGTTACATTACGGGCGCATATATCCCGGTGTGCGGTGGAAATGTGATGCCCACGATTTGA
- a CDS encoding phytanoyl-CoA dioxygenase family protein has product MERHTLQYKVLNDHNPNSETGQHWEIEVHANPEELQTFAETGYLVREGLFQGQALQKLRDALDGLEECEWEKRDSAMAGKRGWGFIPRHLMDKDEAFLELLKFQPTLSIARAMMGPLVRLRGLSARITYPGDDREHQTPWHQHLRVVSNPLPPWFSRPHCIDCLIYLDDLNEDTGAVAVVPGSHDWLNKATPNSYESVEGEVELRVKAGGGVLIHGNLWHRGLPTLKAKRRMLILSYTPTWLRKSPHGGAQPEDGLTHAFLEDADLEERMLLGVGGYS; this is encoded by the coding sequence ATGGAACGACATACACTCCAGTACAAAGTACTGAACGACCACAACCCAAATTCGGAAACAGGGCAGCACTGGGAAATTGAGGTGCACGCGAACCCTGAAGAGTTGCAGACATTTGCCGAGACGGGTTACCTCGTTCGGGAAGGACTCTTTCAGGGACAGGCACTCCAAAAATTGCGGGATGCTCTCGATGGTTTGGAGGAATGTGAGTGGGAAAAACGGGATAGTGCGATGGCTGGTAAACGAGGGTGGGGCTTCATTCCACGGCACTTGATGGATAAAGACGAAGCATTCTTGGAACTCTTAAAATTCCAACCGACGTTATCAATTGCGCGTGCGATGATGGGACCCCTTGTGCGGTTGCGGGGGCTGAGCGCGCGCATCACTTACCCGGGTGATGATCGGGAGCACCAAACGCCGTGGCACCAACATCTACGTGTCGTATCTAACCCATTGCCGCCGTGGTTTTCACGTCCACACTGCATCGATTGCCTCATCTATCTCGATGATCTGAACGAAGATACCGGCGCGGTCGCAGTCGTTCCTGGATCGCATGATTGGTTAAACAAGGCAACACCGAATAGTTACGAATCGGTAGAGGGTGAAGTCGAGTTACGGGTGAAAGCGGGCGGCGGTGTCTTGATCCACGGCAATCTGTGGCACCGCGGCTTACCAACGCTCAAAGCCAAGCGGAGAATGTTAATCTTAAGTTATACGCCAACGTGGCTGCGGAAATCGCCACACGGCGGTGCCCAACCCGAAGATGGGTTAACCCACGCCTTTCTTGAAGATGCGGATCTAGAAGAAAGAATGCTATTAGGTGTCGGTGGATATTCCTAA
- a CDS encoding DUF4159 domain-containing protein: protein MRTIQLLAIFIVMSSSVILSNSAGDSDRFTFVRLKYGGQLTRRSSWRVDWPASDRNFIWQLRKQTNIDADPREKIIDVGATELFEYPFAYILEVGSLRLSRREAKNLREYLLRGGFIFVDDFHGEREWKWFYAEFKKIFPERDPVDIPISHPIFRCFFKIEELVQIPGLRSLFSGRTYERYDGYPAYCRGVYDDNGRLMMMINFNTDLGDAWEHAAEEFYPREYSNVALQMGINAVIYALTH, encoded by the coding sequence ATGCGAACCATCCAGTTGTTAGCCATTTTCATCGTGATGTCCTCGTCCGTTATCCTGTCGAATTCAGCGGGTGATTCGGACAGATTCACCTTCGTCCGTCTAAAGTATGGCGGTCAACTCACGCGACGCAGTAGTTGGCGCGTCGATTGGCCCGCGTCTGATCGGAATTTTATCTGGCAGCTCCGTAAACAGACGAATATTGATGCTGATCCCCGTGAAAAGATTATTGACGTTGGTGCGACGGAGTTGTTTGAATATCCGTTTGCATACATATTGGAGGTCGGGAGTTTGCGGTTAAGCCGAAGAGAAGCGAAGAACCTCCGTGAATATCTCCTACGCGGTGGCTTTATCTTCGTTGACGATTTCCACGGCGAACGCGAATGGAAATGGTTCTATGCCGAGTTCAAGAAGATTTTTCCAGAACGAGATCCGGTGGACATCCCTATATCGCATCCGATCTTCCGATGCTTCTTCAAGATCGAGGAACTCGTCCAGATTCCTGGGCTCCGCTCACTTTTTAGTGGACGAACGTATGAGAGATATGACGGTTACCCCGCATACTGCCGCGGGGTTTATGACGACAACGGACGGCTGATGATGATGATTAACTTCAATACTGACCTTGGGGACGCATGGGAACATGCCGCAGAGGAGTTCTACCCGCGCGAGTATTCAAATGTCGCATTGCAGATGGGTATCAATGCGGTTATCTATGCGCTCACGCATTAA
- a CDS encoding NUDIX domain-containing protein, whose protein sequence is MELKVCALGILFRNGKILLGKRAKHRTSYPNVWDMIGGHCESAETLTQTLIRELQEEIGVTPIQFEHISTLFDSNNDHTYHVFVVTDWKGEPECLQPEEHSIIGWFRISQALKLELALPIYRELFRSLENN, encoded by the coding sequence GTGGAATTAAAAGTTTGTGCTCTCGGAATCTTGTTCAGGAATGGCAAAATTCTGTTGGGCAAAAGGGCTAAACACCGAACTTCCTATCCGAATGTTTGGGACATGATTGGTGGACACTGCGAAAGTGCTGAAACGCTAACACAGACACTCATCAGGGAACTGCAAGAAGAAATTGGTGTTACACCCATTCAGTTTGAACACATTTCAACCCTATTTGATTCCAATAACGATCACACCTACCACGTATTTGTTGTAACAGATTGGAAAGGTGAACCAGAGTGTTTACAACCAGAGGAACACTCAATAATCGGATGGTTCAGAATCAGTCAGGCGTTAAAATTGGAGCTTGCCTTACCTATATATCGGGAACTATTCAGAAGTCTTGAGAACAACTGA